From the Primulina tabacum isolate GXHZ01 unplaced genomic scaffold, ASM2559414v2 Contig443, whole genome shotgun sequence genome, the window CAACTTACCTGGCATCAGCTTCAGTCGGGAATTATATAGCAGTACCAGTTGTCCCACCACAAATTCTCGATGGACGATGTTCTGATCATGCCAGCGTTTGGTTTTCTCTTTGTAAATCTTGGCATTCTCATAAGCCTCCAACCTAAACTCGTCTAATTCATTCAGCTGCAGCACTCTCTCGTCACCTGTGGCTTTAgcatcaaattcaagaatttagtAGCCCAGTAAgccttatgttcaagttcaacaggTAGGTGATACGACTTCCCATACAACAATTTAAAAGAAGACATGCCAATTGGGGTTTTAAAAGCAGTGCGGTAAGCCCAAAGTGCATCGTCGAGTTTTCTAGACCATTCTTTCCTTGAAGCACCGACAGTCTTCTCGAGAATGCGTTTAAGTTCTCTATTCGATACCTCGACTTGGCCACTAGTTTGAGGGTGATAAggtgtggccaccttatgtcaGACCCCATACTTGGCCAACAGACTGTCAAACTGACGATTGCAAAAGTGAGTACCCCCATCGCTAATAATGGCTCTAGGTGTGCCAAAacgtgagaaaatatttttcatgagaaaTTGAACGACAACCCTAGAATCATTCGTTTTGAATGCAAGTGCCTCCACCCATTTGACACGTAATCTACAGCCACCAAAATATACTTGATCCCAAAAGAAACTGGGAATGGACCCATGAAATCGATACCCCACACATCAAATAATTCACACACAAGAATATTATTGAGAGGTAATTCATGTCTCCTGGAGATATTACCTGTGCGCTGACAATCTGGACATTTTGTGACATATTCATGCGCATCCTTAAACAaagtaggccaataaaaacaaGACTGGAGGACTTTGGACGCAGTTCTAGTTGCCCCCAAAATGGCCTCCAGCCGGACCAGCATGACAATGAAACAAAATTTCGCTTACCTTTTCTTGGGGGATACATTTCCGGATTATACCGTCTGCACATATTCTGAACAAATAAGGATCCTCCCACAAATATTATTCAAATCTGAGAAAAACTTCTTCTTTGCTGATAGGTGAAATGGGGAGGAATGAACTTACTTGATAGATAATTAACAAAATCGGCATACCACGGAAAACTGTTGATTTCAAAGAGTTGTTCATCCGGGAAGTCAACGCGAATAAAGTCATTACCTTGAATAGGATTCTCCAGACGTGAAAGATGGTCTGCAACTTGATTCTCTGTCCCCGTCCTATCGATTATCTCCAGGTCGAATTCCTCCAAAAGAAGAATCCAACGAATTAGCCTTGGTTTTGCATCTTTCTTAGCCATCAAATATTTCAAGGCTGAATGATCGGTATGCACTACAACTTTGCTCCCTATCAAATACGATCTAAACTTATCCAGAGCAAAAACCACAGCAAGAAGCTCCTTCTCTGTAGTAGCATAGTTCAGTTGGGCAGCGGACAGTGTCATGCTAGCATAGTAGATGACATGAATGCATTTATCCCTCTTTTGGCCCAACACTCCTCCTAGAGCTGTGTCACTTGCGTCACACATCACCTCAAATGGCGACCCCCAATCAGGTGCTATCATCACAGGTGCGGTGATCAATTTCTCCTTCAAAATCTGAAATGCCTGCACACACTCATCAGAAAAATCAAAGTGCACATCTTTTATCAGTAAGTTGGTCAGAGGCTTAGCAATGCAGGAAAACTCTTTGATAAAGCGTCTATAAAACCCTACATGTCCTAGAAAACTACGCACTCCTCTGATGTTTGTTGGGGCTGGGAGTTTTTCAATTACTTCAATCTTTGCCTTATCAACTTCGATCCCATTTCAGAAATTTTGTGCCCAACACTATTCTTTCTCTCACCATGAAATGGCATTTTTCCCAGTTCAAAACCAATTTGATTCCTCACATCTCTCCAAGACTTTAGACAGATTAAACAAACATGTATCAAACGAAGAGCCAAAGACAGAAAAAATCATCCATGAATATTTCAATAAAGTCATCAATCATATCGTGAAAAATTGCCATCATGCATCGTTGGAAGTCGCTGGTGCATTACATAGACCGAATGGCATTCGTTTATATGCAAATGTCCCATAAGAACAAGTAAAAGTGGTTTTCTCCTGATCTTTAGGGTTCAATGGGAATTTGCATATAACCGGAATAACCATCCAGGAAACAGTAGAAAGAATGTCAAGCCAACCtttccaacatttgatcataaATGGGAGGGGGAAGTGGGTCTTTACGGGTGGCGTCATTaagttttctataatcaatgcaaacacgcCACCCCGTAACAGTTCTGGTAggaattaattcattattttcattCTTCACAACAGTGATCCCACCTTTTTTTGGAACAACTTGCACTGGACTAACCCACCTACTATCAGAAATCGGGTAAATAATACCTGCGTCCAGTAGCTTTATCACCTCTTTCTTCACCACCTCTTGCATAGCCGGGTTTAGATGTCTTTGAGGTTGGGTAGATGTCTTGTGATCGGCCTCCAtcagaattttgtgcatgcacatGGAGGAGCTGATCCCCTTTATGTCTGCAATACTCCAACCTATGGCTTTGATGTTATCTCTCAAGACTCGCAGCAGCTTTTCTTCCTGCATACCTGTCAAAGTAGATGAAACAATTACTAGCAATTTATTATTATCAAGCAAAAACAGATATTTTAAGTGCGAAGGAAGAGGTTTCATCTCTAGGATTGGGGCTTCTTCGATGGATGACTTTAAAGGTTTTGGGATATGCCCAAGCTCCCCAATCCTAGAATTTACCGTCTTGGAAATTGGTCTGCCTGCTTCCAGATACTGCATGTATTCCTTAATATCCTCATTTTCCAACTCTCCTGGGCATGAATCAGTCAAACAAATCTCCAAAGGATCTTCACCTATCAATTCCTGCAAAACCACACTCAACAAGCTCGTCAGTagcatcaattctaaaacaatCAGATGTATCCATAGGATATTTGATGGACTGAAAAACATTAAACACCACACTCTCATCAT encodes:
- the LOC142534262 gene encoding uncharacterized protein LOC142534262, which codes for MATRAPGTLPSDTEKNPKGVNAVTVTSPIKQEVIDVERRCEGEGIIQAKVRGRKGEISLAQMPSYAKFLKRFYQTRGNWLTLRQLSFRRNVSAILQNKLPPKLKDPGSFSIPCTIGASNFSKALCDLGASINLMPYSCFEKLKIGEELIGEDPLEICLTDSCPGELENEDIKEYMQYLEAGRPISKTVNSRIGELGHIPKPLKSSIEEAPILEMKPLPSHLKYLFLLDNNKLLVIVSSTLTGMQEEKLLRVLRDNIKAIGWSIADIKGISSSMCMHKILMEADHKTSTQPQRHLNPAMQEVVKKEVIKLLDAGIIYPISDSRWVSPVQVVPKKGGITVVKNENNELIPTRTVTGWRVCIDYRKLNDATRKDPLPPPIYDQMLERRKPLLLVLMGHLHINECHSVYAFQILKEKLITAPVMIAPDWGSPFEVMCDASDTALGGVLGQKRDKCIHVIYYASMTLSAAQLNYATTEKELLAVVFALDKFRSYLIGSKVVVHTDHSALKYLMAKKDAKPRLIRWILLLEEFDLEIIDRTGTENQVADHLSRLENPIQGNDFIRVDFPDEQLFEINSFPWYADFVNYLSSDERVLQLNELDEFRLEAYENAKIYKEKTKRWHDQNIVHREFVVGQLVLLYNSRLKLMPGKLRSRWSGPYTITQVFPYGTVEITSEATGAFKVNGHRLKVYHGGSIPDEPTTVDLQDPN